Proteins co-encoded in one Medicago truncatula cultivar Jemalong A17 chromosome 8, MtrunA17r5.0-ANR, whole genome shotgun sequence genomic window:
- the LOC11417972 gene encoding protein RALF-like 32: MASKSTIKLLTFFYFMLFGFMNLSSTVISLSSNHHHASICNGSIAECNQEDEQLMESEISRRFLEQRRYISEGALKRDKPVCNGGAGGEAYSKSAGCIPPPSNPYNRGCSKYYRCRSDS, encoded by the coding sequence atggcCTCAAAATCTACCATTAAACTCCTGACCTTCTTCTACTTCATGCTCTTCGGCTTCATGAATTTAAGCAGTACTGTAATATCATTGAGTAGTAATCATCATCATGCAAGCATATGCAATGGTTCCATAGCTGAATGCAATCAAGAAGATGAACAATTGATGGAGTCAGAGATAAGCAGAAGGTTTTTGGAGCAACGGAGATACATTTCTGAAGGAGCTCTTAAGAGAGATAAACCAGTTTGTAATGGTGGTGCAGGTGGTGAAGCTTATAGTAAATCTGCAGGGTGTATTCCTCCACCTTCAAATCCTTATAATAGAGGATGTTCTAAGTATTACCGTTGTAGGTCAGATTCTTGA
- the LOC11409733 gene encoding microfibrillar-associated protein 1: MSVTAGVSDTVIAVRDKLRGKIGQTKVNRYWPGKAPEWADKEIEDASGDIRSDREVALDKAFPRHEEDTAIVRKDDRRLRRLIESRVDNREEVREDHRRIRQAEIVSTIEEEAKRQEGLDLEEQDEDAMAERRRRIKEKLRQRDQEEALPQEEEEEEEEEEEEEEESDYETDSDEEYTGVAMVKPVFVPKSERDTIAERERLEAEEEALEEARKRRMEERRNETRQIVVEEIRKDQEIQKNIELEANIDDVDTDDELNEAEEYEAWKVREIGRIKRDREDREALLKEKEEVERVRNMTEEERREWERKNPKPSQSSKQKWRFMQKYYHKGAFFQSNSDDRAATVGTDNIFTRDFSAPTGEDKMDKTILPKVMQVKHFGRSGRTKWSHLVNEDTTDWNNPWTYNDPLRAKYNERMAAMNAPIAKPKGSRKLKDWESR, translated from the exons ATGTCTGTAACAGCCGGTGTTAGTGATACAGTAATAGCTGTAAGGGATAAGCTTAGAGGTAAAATTGGACAAACAAAAGTGAATCGTTATTGGCCTGGTAAAGCTCCTGAATGGGCTGATAAGGAGATCGAAGACGCATCCGGTGATATTAGATCCGATAGGGAAGTTGCTTTGGATAAAGCTTTTCCTCGTCATGAAGAAGATACTGCTATTGTTAGGAAAGATGATCGTAGGCTTCGTAGATTGATTGAGAGTAGGGTAGATAACCGTGAGGAAGTTAGGGAGGATCATAGAAGGATTCGGCAGGCTGAGATTGTTTCTACTATTGAAGAGGAGGCGAAGAGGCAGGAAGGGTTGGATTTAGAAGAACAAGATGAGGATGCTATGGCGGAGAGAAGAAGACGGATTAAGGAGAAGTTGCGTCAGAGAGATCAGGAGGAAGCGCTTCCTcaggaagaggaggaggaagaggaggaagaagaggaggaggaggaggagtctGATTATGAGACTGATTCTGATGAGGAGTACACTGGAGTAGCTATGGTGAAGCCTGTGTTTGTTCCAAAGTCGGAGAGAGATACCATTGCTGAGCGTGAGCGTCTCGAAGCTGAAGAGGAGGCTCTTGAGGAAGCAAGGAAGAGGAGAATGGAGGAGAGGAGAAATGAGACGAGGCAGATTGTTGTTGAGGAGATTCGGAAGGATCAAGAAATtcagaaaaatattgaattggAAGCGAATATTGATGATGTGGACACTGATGATGAACTCAACGAGGCAGAGGAATATGAAGCTTGGAAAGTGAGAGAGATTGGTAGGATCAAGCGGGATAGGGAGGACCGGGAGGCACTGttgaaagaaaaggaagaggTTGAGAGGGTGAGGAACATGACAGAGGAGGAAAGGAGAGAGTGGGAAAGGAAGAATCCAAAACCTTCTCAATCCTCAAAGCAGAAATGGAGATTTATGCAGAAATATTATCACAAGGGTGCTTTCTTCCAGTCTAATTCCGATGACCGAGCTGCCACTGTTGGAACTGATAATATTTTCACACGTGATTTCTCTGCACCAACTGGGGAAGATAAAATGGACAAGACAATATTGCCCAAGGTTATGCAAGTCAAGCACTTTGGTCGCAGTGGAAGAACTAAATGGTCCCATCTGGTCAATGAGGACACTACTGATTGGAACAACCC GTGGACTTACAATGATCCACTTCGAGCCAAGTATAACGAGAGAATGGCAGCAATGAACGCGCCTATAGCAAAGCCTAAAGGAAGCAGAAAATTGAAGGATTGGGAATCTcgatga